Proteins encoded within one genomic window of Glycine soja cultivar W05 chromosome 1, ASM419377v2, whole genome shotgun sequence:
- the LOC114418018 gene encoding probable lactoylglutathione lyase, chloroplastic → MSSSIRPSLSSFMLPSLASCNPSQKLSLFRLGSGIRQFHKFGLKASRFLRHDDKCMRVMAFGNMSTAATQENVLDWVKHDKRRMLHVVYRVGDLDKSIKFYRECLGMKLLRKRDMQEQKYTNAFLGYGPEDAHFVVELTYSYGIEKYDIGDGFGHFGIAIDDISRIVELVRAKGGKITREPSPVKGGNTTIAYIEDPDGYQFELLERVPSPEPLCKVMLRVGDLDRSIKFYEKAFGMELLRTQDDPESKSTIGILGYGPEEKNTVLELTYNYGVTNYDKGDAYAQITIDTDDVYKTAEAIKLAGGKITREPGPIPVMKTKITSCVDPDGWKTVFVDNVDFRRELE, encoded by the exons ATGTCTTCTTCAATTCGTCCCTCACTTTCTTCCTTCATGTTGCCCTCCCTCGCCTCTTGCAACCCTTCTCAAAAGCTCTCTCTTTTTCGTCTTGGTAGCG GCATTAGACAGTTTCATAAGTTTGGCCTCAAAGCTTCTAGGTTTTTGAGACATGATGATAAGTGCATGAGAGTGATGGCATTCGGAAACATGTCCACAGCTGCTACACAAGAAAATGTGCTAGATTGGGTCAAACATGACAAGAGAAGAATGCTTCATGTTGTGTATCGTGTTGGGGACTTGGACAAGAGCATAAA ATTTTATAGAGAGTGCCTTGGAATGAAGTTGCTCAGAAAGCGTGACATGCAAGAGCAGAAATATACCAATGCCTTTCTTGGATATGGGCCTGAGGATGCACACTTTGTTGTTGAACTGACATACA GTTACGGGATTGAGAAGTATGACATTGGAGATGGATTTGGCCATTTTGGTATTGCTATTGATGAT ATTTCAAGAATAGTGGAACTTGTTAGAGCCAAGGGTGGAAAAATTACTAGAGAGCCTAGTCCTGTCAAGGGAGGCAACACAACAATTGCATATATTGAAGATCCTGATGGTTATCAATTTGAACTTTTGGAAAGGGTTCCCTCTCCGGAGCCTTTGTGCAAAGTAATGCTTCGAGTGGGTGATCTTGATCGTTCCATTAAATTTTATGAGAAG GCTTTTGGTATGGAGCTACTTCGAACACAAGATGATCCAGAATCTAAG AGTACAATAGGAATACTGGGTTATGGTCCAGAGGAAAAAAATACTGTCCTGGAATTGACTTACAACTATGGAGTCACAAATTATGATAAAGGAGATGCTTATGCTCAG ATTACAATAGACACAGATGATGTGTACAAAACTGCAGAAGCAATTAAACTTGCAGGAGGAAAGATTACTCGAGAACCTGGACCGATACCCGTTATGAAGACAAAGATCACATCGTGTGTTGATCCTGATGGTTGGAAAACT GTTTTTGTAGATAATGTTGACTTTCGTAGGGAGTTGGAGTAG
- the LOC114418028 gene encoding ninja-family protein mc410-like produces MEDESGLELSLGLSFGGSSAKPKGKNGSSSDTRAEEVGRGGKMVDDFKSMFDNVPQKPESITGTRRTDSPKPEENFFSDLSKAKEDNASLNLNGRGFLVANSNKPVEIEEDKRSEAANKRKMPFDEIRDQKKHDSDVHADLHDRARASHISITEEGSTAENEDVADSETENSTSRPISHHSDGSKGFIRVSASSDAAKEIRGSADSNATDFSGQKRFTGSSEKDFKHANMTYGASFSVQPVNTMNVPYPSVKESSSVGAPSPQIPGVMHVMPTATGEHLGAQSVSNGNLPVMFGYSPVQLPMLEKDNSWGLVSRPQQLHPSFVGRGPINSAALQVISNNISEAMPYEGRPLERTKGDGKQRVNEEGSSSQPEDVKARSTNLRAKDVSGQSTGEGAIIDFSNIKPGLAADVKFGGCGSYPNLPWVSTSGSGPNGRTISGVTYKYSTNQVRIVCACHGSHMTPEEFVRHANEDQAAAEGNAVLGTVANGNPAASSHS; encoded by the exons ATGGAGGATGAGAGTGGGCTTGAGCTCAGCTTGGGTTTATCTTTTGGAGGCTCATCAGCCAAACCCAAGGGTAAGAATGGTAGCTCCTCAGATACTAGGGCTGAAGAAGTTGGTAGGGGTGGCAAAATGGTGGATGACTTTAAGAGCATGTTTGATAACGTTCCTCAGAAGCCTGAATCTATTACTGGGACTCGAAGAACTGATTCCCCAAAGCCTGAGGAGAACTTCTTTAGTGACCTTTCAAAGGCCAAAGAAGACAACGCTTCTTTGAATTTAAACGGGAGAGGGTTTCTGGTTGCAAACAGTAATAAACCTGTTGAAATTGAGGAAGATAAAAGGTCAGAGGCAGCAAATAAGCGAAAAATGCCTTTTGATGAGATACGTGATCAAAAGAAGCATGACAGTGATGTTCATGCCGATTTACATGACAGGGCTAGAGCCTCTCATATATCTATAACAGAGGAGGGTTCGACTGCAGAAAATGAAGATGTGGCTGACTCTGAGACTGAGAACTCCACCTCCAGGCCCATCTCACACCACAGTGATGGTTCCAAAGGATTTATTAGAGTTAGTGCTTCTTCCGATGCAGCAAAAGAGATTCGTGGAAGTGCTGACTCAAATGCTACTGACTTTAGTGGGCAGAAGAGGTTTACTGGGTCATCAGAAAAAGATTTTAAGCATGCTAACATGACCTATGGTGCTTCCTTTTCTGTTCAACCTGTAAATACAATGAATGTACCTTACCCTTCAGTAAAAGAGTCCAGCTCTGTTGGGGCACCAAGCCCTCAGATACCTGGAGTGATGCATGTGATGCCTACTGCAACTGGTGAACACTTAGGAGCCCAATCTGTGAGTAATGGGAATTTGCCTGTGATGTTTGGATATTCACCTGTTCAGCTTCCCATGTTGGAGAAGGACAACTCATGGGGTTTGGTTTCTCGTCCTCAACAGTTACACCCTTCCTTTGTTGGCAGAGGTCCAATTAACTCAG CTGCACTACAAGTAATCTCAAACAATATATCCGAGGCCATGCCTTATGAAGGAAGGCCGTTAGAACGAACCAAAGGAGATGGTAAACAGCGTGTCAATGAAGAAGGCTCCTCCTCACAACCTGAAGATGTGAAAGCAAGAAGCACAAACCTTAGGGCCAAAGATGTATCAGGCCAATCAACAGGAGAAGGTGCCATCattgatttttcaaatattaagccAGGTCTTGCTGCAGATGTGAAATTTGGTGGATGTGGTTCTTACCCAAATCTGCCTTGGGTATCCACCTCAGGTTCAGGTCCAAATGGAAGGACAATTTCTGGTGTTACTTATAAATACAGCACTAACCAAGTCAGAATTGTCTGTGCATGCCATGGTTCTCACATGACCCCTGAGGAGTTTGTTCGCCATGCAAACGAAGACCAGGCCGCTGCAGAGGGCAATGCAGTTTTGGGGACAGTAGCAAACGGCAATCCTGCTGCCTCTTCCCACAGCTAA
- the LOC114418034 gene encoding E3 ubiquitin-protein ligase ATL42-like translates to MNQLCGVILLVHSVLCFHARAQTAAPSGDAVSNFQPSLAVVIGILGVMFLLTFFLLMYAKFCQRCASSPVGDTENQLPFVRSRSRFSGIDKNVIESLPFFRFSSLKGSKEGLECAVCLSKFEDVEILRLLPKCKHAFHIDCIDHWLEKHSSCPICRHRVNPEDHTTFTYSNSLRRLANQSEVGEESNIEIFVQREEEHHGSSRFSFGSSFRKTGKYVKEEEFLIEKGAEDSDGNQKGYHKHNHRITISDVVFKHRWSNVSSSDLMFLNSEMLNDASSNRFSNLESNADMMSSTRGVVENEQIMNIKEEMERKISFESKVGVLNNIKSVSDKHLLFTSDSAGKSTHAPKYANPGEKRSMSEITAVSRFGDLGMKMRVFKDSSSLQNNLKEERMRQIWFPIARRTAQWFVNRERRSQQSQNKQQPLDV, encoded by the coding sequence ATGAATCAACTTTGTGGTGTTATCCTTTTGGTTCACTCAGTCTTGTGTTTCCATGCTAGAGCACAGACTGCTGCACCTTCAGGAGATGCTGTCTCCAATTTCCAACCAAGCCTTGCTGTTGTCATAGGAATCCTTGGTGTCATGTTCTTACTCACATTCTTTCTTCTCATGTATGCAAAATTCTGTCAACGCTGCGCTTCTTCGCCCGTTGGAGACACAGAAAATCAACTCCCTTTTGTTAGATCAAGATCTAGATTCTCAGGAATTGACAAGAATGTCATAGAATCACTCCCCTTCTTCAGATTCTCTTCACTCAAAGGGTCAAAGGAAGGGCTGGAGTGTGCAGTGTGCTTATCAAAGTTTGAAGATGTTGAAATTCTCAGACTTCTACCAAAGTGCAAGCATGCTTTTCATATTGATTGCATAGACCACTGGCTTGAAAAACACTCTAGCTGTCCTATTTGCAGGCACAGAGTCAACCCTGAGGACCACACAACCTTCACATATTCAAACAGTTTAAGGAGGCTAGCAAACCAGTCAGAGGTAGGTGAAGAATCTAACATAGAGATCTTTGTCCAGAGAGAGGAAGAGCATCATGGTTCATCAAGATTCAGTTTTGGAAGCAGCTTTCGGAAAACGGGAAAGTACGTCAAGGAAGAAGAATTCCTCATTGAAAAAGGAGCAGAAGATAGTGATGGTAATCAGAAGGGATATCACAAACACAACCACAGGATTACTATATCTGATGTTGTGTTCAAGCACAGGTGGAGCAACGTGAGTTCTTCAGACCTTATGTTTCTGAATTCGGAGATGCTGAACGATGCATCAAGCAACAGATTCAGCAACTTGGAATCAAATGCTGACATGATGTCTAGTACAAGAGGGGTGGTGGAAAATGAGCAAATTATGAATATTAAGGAGGAGATGGAGAGGAAGATTTCATTTGAGAGCAAAGTTGGTGTACTGAACAACATCAAATCAGTTTCAGATAAGCATCTTCTTTTTACATCAGATTCTGCAGGGAAATCAACTCATGCACCAAAGTATGCGAATCCCGGTGAGAAAAGGTCAATGTCAGAAATCACTGCTGTCTCTAGATTTGGAGATTTAGGCATGAAAATGAGGGTCTTCAAGGATTCTTCTTCCCTTCAAAACAACCTTAAAGAGGAAAGAATGAGGCAGATTTGGTTTCCAATTGCAAGAAGAACAGCTCAATGGTTTGTGAATAGAGAAAGAAGGTCTCAACAATCTCAGAATAAACAACAGCCATTAGATGTATAA